The segment TGATACCGGAATTTATAAGCAATAATTCCTCTTATGAGAGACTGGATAAATTAGAAAAAACATTAAAGAATACAGCAAATAAAACTATTTAGGAAATAATATTCTTAGAATTACAGGTAACATCACTTATCTTTTATATTGGCAAAAAAAATTTTATGAGAGAAAAATTATTATTCTTACTTGCAATTCTATTTCTCGCAAGTTGTGCTTCGCGTAAAGAAATTGTCTACTTCCAGGGAATAGAAAATATTGAGGGGACGGTTATTAATTCTAAGTTTGAGCCTGTATTCGAAAGCAACGATGTACTTCAAATAGATGTATCGTCTATGGATCCGGCTGTGGTTGCTCCGTTTTTAATGAATGTTGCTTCTCAAAACCAAAGTAGTGGAAGCAGCAGTAGAAGCAGTAGTTCCGGATCCTCTGGTGGAGGAGGGAGAAGAAATTCAGCCTCCATAGGTTATCTCGTGGATGTTAAAGGGAATATACAGTTTCCTGTCCTGGGTCAGGTGGAGGTTGCGGGTAAAAGCCGTAGTGAACTTGAAGCACACTTAACACGGGAAATTAAAAAGTATGTTAGAGATGCTGTAGTTGCTGTAAGACTAATAAATTTTAGAGTTATAGTACTTGGTGAATCAGGTAGCCAGTCTGTAGTTCAGGTAGAGAATGAAAGAATTAGTGTTCCCGAACTTCTTGCTAATGTTGGAGGCATAACTTATGATGGGATGAGAGACAACATTCTGGTCATTCGTGAGATAGACGGTGTTATTACCCACGGATATCTAGATATGACAAGTGCAGATATTTTTAAAAATCCCTATTATTATTTAAAACAAAACGACATCGTTTATGTAGAACCTACCTATAAACAAGTAAAATCTGCAGGATGGATCACCAGCTGGCAAGGTATTTTATCTGTTATAACCTCGGCAGTTAGTCTCTATTTTATAACCCAAAACTTTTAATGGAAGATTTACAGGAATATTCTGAAGAAAAAGAGTCAAATTTTGATTTAAAAGCTGAAATTTTTAAATACTTAGCTTACTGGAAGTGGTTGCTTCTGGGATTTTTATTAGGTGGTCTTTTAGCTTTTCTTTATAACCGTTACACCATTCCAAGGTATTGGAGTGAGGCCTCGATGATGATTGTAAAAGATAATCAAAGTGGAGTCGCCGGGGCTTTACCTTCCGGTGGAGGTTTTCTTACTCTTGAAGAAAATTCACTTGATAATCAAATTGTTACTTTGAAATCTCAGCGACTCGTAAAAAAAGTAGTTGAAGATTTAAATCATAACATTTCATATTTTATAGAGGGTAAAGTAATTACAACTGAGGCATATAAGACAAGCCCTGTAATAATTGATTTTATTACTCACGATTCTATTGTAAATTATGTTTCTGAATCATTTTTTGTCACCCCTGTTTCATCGACTGATTTTACTCTGGTAAATGAGAATCTCAATTACAATAAAAGCCATAAGTTAGGAGAAGTAATTTCTATAGGGGAATTGCATTTTACAATAGTTCCCAGGAAGACAGGTGCTTCTTCCAGTTTTCAAAATGCAGGAACTATTAGAATAGATGTAAATCCACTGGATCAAGTGGCTGCTGAATACATCTCTGCGCTGGTGGTAGCACCAAAAGGGAAGGCATTAGATATACTTTCTTTATCTATTATACAGGCTGAAAGTGACAAGTCTGAAGATTTTTTAAATAACCTGATGTTCCAGTTTAATGAAGACGGGGTTGCAGATAAGCGACAGGTGGCATTAAATACGACTGAATTCATAGAGGAGAGGCTGGAAATTATTACCATGGAACTGGACACTGTTGAAGGAGGAATGGCTGATTTTAAGAGAGAAAACCAATTTATGGATGTCGCCAGCGGTGCGAATCAATATCTCTCCAAATCCACTATGGCCGAGGAGGAAATTTTTGATCTCGAACTCCAAATGCAAGTTATTTCCTCTATTGAAGACCTTATAAACAGAAGGGAAAGTTATCGTCTACTTCCTACTAATATGGGAATTGATGCCGTAGAAGTATCAGGTCTAATTTCAACATATAATGAGTTAATATTGGAGAGGAATGCTCTTCTTCGAAATGGAACTGAAGAAAATCCAGCTGTCGAACGTTTGACCGCAGAACTGGATTCTTTAAGGGAGAATTTAAAAGATAATATTGAGAGCACCAAAGATGCTTTAAATATTCAGTTAGCCGAACTTAATCAGCTGGACAGTCGTGCACAAGCGAAGTTCTCTACTTTTCCAGGAATGGAAAAAGGAATGAGAGGAATTGAGAGACAGCAGCTAATAAAAGAAGAATTATACCTGTTTTTACTACAAAGAAGAGAAGAAGCCGCCATAGAATTTGCAGTTACTTCCCCTGTAGCTAAAATTATTGACCCTGCATACACTGTTCCAACTCCAGTTGATCCCAAACCCTGGTTGATATTGACAGGTGGCTTCCTTGTTGGCCTTTTGTTACCTCTAATTGTTTTGTTTGTGAGGTTTATGTTAGATACTAAGGTACATCATAAAGGGGACCTTTCTTCTTTAACTAAGAACATACCATTTCTAGGAGAGGTACCTCAGATTGCTAACGAATCTGAAGAAGTTATTCAATTAAATGATAGGTCCCCCCTTGCCGAATCCTTTCGGATATTAAGAACGAATCTCGCTTACTTAATGAAGGCGAAAAAGGAGAATAGGGGAGAAATTATCTTTGTTACGTCAACCATTAAAGGAGAAGGTAAAACGTTTATTTCTTATAATCTTGCCCGCACTCTTGCCACTACCAATAAAAGAGTAATTATACTTGGTGCAGATATTAGAAATCCAAAGTTGCACCGCTATCTTGATGTTCCAATGGAAACACAAGGTTTGTCGGACTATTTGTACAATTTGGATATTTCTTCATCAGATATAATCACTAGCTCACAAGACAAAGAAATTAAAGTAGATCTCATTCTCTCGGGAGTTATACCACCTAATCCTGCTGAATTATTTATGAATGATCGTATGGAAATCCTGTTAAAGGAACTCTCTGCTACTTACGATTATATTATAGTGGATACAGCACCAACAATGATCGTTACAGATACCCTTCTTATTAGTCCTTTAGCCGATACTACTTTGTACGTCACCAGGGCAGGTTACACAGATAAAAAGTTGCTGGATTTTCCTAAAGAGTTAAAACAGCAGGGAAAATTAAAAGGATTGGCAATCGTTCTTAACGATGTAGATTATTCCAAATTTTCATATGGTGCGAAATATGGATATAATTATGGTTATGGTTATGGTTACGGGGTAAACAAGGAGTCAAAATGGAAAAAGTTGTTCAATTGGGGAAAAGCTAGTAAGTAAACACCTGGTTGGTATTTTGGATAACCTTTTTAACCTGGTCTCCAAATTTTTTGTTCAATTTTATATTTTCCAGTTTATCCAGGTGTTGATCGCGGTGAGTATCACTACCAATAAAATCAATTATCCAGCTTCCAGGAGTCGAAAACCTATTTCCTGAATTTGAGATCCATAATGGGGGGATAGGGAGAGTGCATTGATTTGGAAAAGACATCCCCGGTTCTTTAAGTCGGCATATTTGCTTAGATCTTTGGAATGATAAAAGGCATATCTTTCAGGATGTGCAAGAATGGGACGATAACCTTGTGTTTGTAATTTAAAGAGTATTTCGTTAAGATTTATTGGAGCCTGGAAAAAGGACATTTCAACCAGCACATAATTTTCATTGAGGCACAGTAATTCTTTCTTCTCAAGTATTTCCATAAAACTCTGGTCCATCATATATTCCGCAGCAGCTTTAATTTTTACCTTTTGAAGTTCCTGATCTTCAATAATTTTATTTTTTAAAAGGCTAAGTGCGTTATTGATTGTCTCCCGGGTGTTTGGATAATAGTCATTCATCACATGAGGAGTGGCAATAAATTTAGTTATTCCCAGTTCCTTAAATTTTAAAAGTAATTGAACAGAATCAATTTCATTAGCAGCACCGTCATCAATACCCGGTAAAATATGATTGTGTATGTCAGTTATTCCTTGTAGGAGGTCTTTCAGGTATATCTTGCTTTTAAAAATATTTAGCATATGTTCTGTTATTAAGTAAATTTACAAAAAATCAGGTGATGCTTATAATTTTCCTATTAAGGAAAAGGGGCTGACGTAGTTCAAAATTTTCAGGTGAGCTTATTTTTTTCAGCATTAAGGAGCAGAATTAGGAATTGATAGTAGTTACTTTGTCTGGAATTTTTGTTTTAAACTTTCGACAACCTTATCGCCTTCATTATTATATTTTATCAGAAAGCTAAATAGTATATTTACCAACTTTACTGGAATCCAGAATTACGAAAGTCAAAACTACAGAAAGTACCAATAAATGCTGAAGGTCTTATTAATTGATGATGATGAAATAGTATTGCTGGTGCAAAGGAAACTTCTCCAACGTTGCAATTTTGAGCAGGAGATTATTTCATATCGTTCTGCTAAATCGGCATTGAATTATCTCTCTCAGGTATCTGATAGTGATGATTTCCTCATATTACTGGATGTAAATATGCCTCAAATGAACGGGTGGGATTTCATATCTCAGTTATCAAAAATGGAAGTTGTAGATCGAACTCACATTTTAATGGTTACTTCTTCAATAGAATTAAATGATAAAGAAGTTGCTGAGAATTATCCCAATGTATTTGATTTTATTGAAAAACCATTTAACGCAGACAATTGTAAAAAAATAAGATCTATCCCGGCATTAAAAAATTATTTTTAAACCTCTCTTTCGGTGGGATGTCCCTCTTCAATCTTTTCTTCTGCCCATTCTTTTTCCTCTTCATCTGCTTCTTCAGGTTCTTCCTGAAGAATTTCGGCCCTCGGTTCGTAATTGAGTTTAATGAACATAGGAAAATGATCAGATCCTATGTTTTCCAGTCTGGCTAATTCTATTAGAGTAAAATCTCTTGTGTGAAACACGTGATCCAACGGCCATCGTAAGAGACGGTGTCCTGCATGAAAGGTATTATAAAAACCTCGTCCTATTCGGGGATCAAGAAGACCGCTTAATTTTTGAAATAAACGTGTCGTACGTGACCATGCAACATCGTTAAGATCACCAAATACCAATACCGATTCCTGATCCTTTTTTACATCCCTTCCCACCAGGAGTAATTCTGCATCCCGGTTCGTTGATGTAGGATCTTCAGTTGGGCTTGGAGGTTTAGGGTGCAAGCAGTGA is part of the Antarcticibacterium sp. 1MA-6-2 genome and harbors:
- a CDS encoding polysaccharide biosynthesis/export family protein; amino-acid sequence: MREKLLFLLAILFLASCASRKEIVYFQGIENIEGTVINSKFEPVFESNDVLQIDVSSMDPAVVAPFLMNVASQNQSSGSSSRSSSSGSSGGGGRRNSASIGYLVDVKGNIQFPVLGQVEVAGKSRSELEAHLTREIKKYVRDAVVAVRLINFRVIVLGESGSQSVVQVENERISVPELLANVGGITYDGMRDNILVIREIDGVITHGYLDMTSADIFKNPYYYLKQNDIVYVEPTYKQVKSAGWITSWQGILSVITSAVSLYFITQNF
- a CDS encoding tyrosine-protein kinase translates to MEDLQEYSEEKESNFDLKAEIFKYLAYWKWLLLGFLLGGLLAFLYNRYTIPRYWSEASMMIVKDNQSGVAGALPSGGGFLTLEENSLDNQIVTLKSQRLVKKVVEDLNHNISYFIEGKVITTEAYKTSPVIIDFITHDSIVNYVSESFFVTPVSSTDFTLVNENLNYNKSHKLGEVISIGELHFTIVPRKTGASSSFQNAGTIRIDVNPLDQVAAEYISALVVAPKGKALDILSLSIIQAESDKSEDFLNNLMFQFNEDGVADKRQVALNTTEFIEERLEIITMELDTVEGGMADFKRENQFMDVASGANQYLSKSTMAEEEIFDLELQMQVISSIEDLINRRESYRLLPTNMGIDAVEVSGLISTYNELILERNALLRNGTEENPAVERLTAELDSLRENLKDNIESTKDALNIQLAELNQLDSRAQAKFSTFPGMEKGMRGIERQQLIKEELYLFLLQRREEAAIEFAVTSPVAKIIDPAYTVPTPVDPKPWLILTGGFLVGLLLPLIVLFVRFMLDTKVHHKGDLSSLTKNIPFLGEVPQIANESEEVIQLNDRSPLAESFRILRTNLAYLMKAKKENRGEIIFVTSTIKGEGKTFISYNLARTLATTNKRVIILGADIRNPKLHRYLDVPMETQGLSDYLYNLDISSSDIITSSQDKEIKVDLILSGVIPPNPAELFMNDRMEILLKELSATYDYIIVDTAPTMIVTDTLLISPLADTTLYVTRAGYTDKKLLDFPKELKQQGKLKGLAIVLNDVDYSKFSYGAKYGYNYGYGYGYGVNKESKWKKLFNWGKASK
- a CDS encoding tyrosine-protein phosphatase — encoded protein: MLNIFKSKIYLKDLLQGITDIHNHILPGIDDGAANEIDSVQLLLKFKELGITKFIATPHVMNDYYPNTRETINNALSLLKNKIIEDQELQKVKIKAAAEYMMDQSFMEILEKKELLCLNENYVLVEMSFFQAPINLNEILFKLQTQGYRPILAHPERYAFYHSKDLSKYADLKNRGCLFQINALSLSPHYGSQIQEIGFRLLEAG
- a CDS encoding two-component system response regulator yields the protein MLKVLLIDDDEIVLLVQRKLLQRCNFEQEIISYRSAKSALNYLSQVSDSDDFLILLDVNMPQMNGWDFISQLSKMEVVDRTHILMVTSSIELNDKEVAENYPNVFDFIEKPFNADNCKKIRSIPALKNYF